One stretch of Acidobacteriota bacterium DNA includes these proteins:
- a CDS encoding ATP-binding protein: MQQTVRIRRPSRFLPLRLASYIILMAVVVLWMDYPRYLHFPFVVYSVLTLIFCVALALERRFRVNAVVQTIVALQFLFEIAIESGVIYATGNVYSSFSALYILTIVSAALAYRLVGTLLVASVVSVAYAFIIWLGLAAGSDSEMSMQALKTIFSSHDSVFYSIFLHILIYYLVAFISGYLAERLSTQDRQLADASRELQRARLETDDILRHLNSGLLTVDARGSIIYFNRAAEKILGYSEEQVRGMQCQEVFAERMPDLADCLMDGVTMRRAYPRKEADILDRRQRMIPLGVSTCILTEEGDDLRGVIAIFSDLTEVKALEAKVRAADRLAAVGELSASIAHEIRNPLAAIAGSVEVLHKELSLGGENERLMHLIIKESDHLNKILSDFLAYAGITRPTYSNVELCHVVNEVTELLRHHHSYRSNINITVESDESVIYVIGDEGLIKQLLMNLALNACESFDGQPGKIVFRLTVPPQGEIVELVVQDDGPGIDSAIRERVFEPFFSSKKQGTGLGLSIVHRIAAALRLNVQVNSQIGRGTSFHVQFRNYLPDGPPAKRSPAERKVPADAPTA, translated from the coding sequence ATGCAACAGACCGTGCGAATACGCAGACCCAGCCGGTTCCTGCCCCTGCGGCTGGCCTCATACATCATTCTCATGGCCGTGGTGGTCCTCTGGATGGACTATCCCCGGTACCTCCACTTCCCGTTTGTCGTCTACTCCGTTCTGACGCTGATCTTCTGCGTGGCCCTGGCGCTGGAGCGCCGCTTCCGGGTCAATGCCGTCGTCCAGACGATTGTTGCGCTGCAGTTCCTGTTTGAAATCGCGATTGAGTCGGGCGTCATCTATGCTACGGGCAACGTATACTCCTCCTTTTCAGCTCTCTACATCCTGACCATCGTTTCCGCGGCCCTGGCCTACCGCCTGGTCGGTACGCTGCTGGTGGCCTCCGTGGTCTCTGTCGCCTATGCCTTCATAATCTGGTTGGGGTTGGCCGCCGGCAGCGATTCCGAGATGAGCATGCAGGCGCTCAAGACGATCTTCTCCTCGCATGATTCCGTTTTCTACTCGATCTTCCTGCACATCCTTATCTACTATCTGGTGGCCTTCATCTCCGGCTACCTGGCCGAGCGCCTGAGCACGCAAGACCGGCAGCTGGCCGATGCTTCCCGTGAACTCCAGCGCGCCAGGCTCGAAACCGACGATATCCTTCGCCACCTGAACTCCGGTTTGCTGACGGTGGACGCGCGCGGCAGCATCATCTACTTCAATCGGGCCGCCGAGAAGATTCTCGGCTACAGCGAGGAGCAGGTGCGGGGAATGCAGTGCCAGGAGGTGTTCGCCGAGCGTATGCCTGATCTGGCCGACTGCCTCATGGACGGCGTCACGATGCGCCGGGCCTATCCGCGCAAGGAAGCCGATATCCTCGACCGCCGGCAGCGGATGATACCGTTGGGGGTGTCCACCTGCATACTCACGGAAGAAGGAGACGACCTGAGGGGTGTAATTGCCATCTTCTCCGACCTTACCGAGGTTAAGGCCCTGGAGGCCAAGGTCCGGGCCGCCGACCGCCTGGCGGCGGTAGGCGAGCTGTCGGCCTCGATAGCGCATGAGATTCGCAATCCGCTGGCCGCCATTGCCGGCTCGGTTGAGGTGCTGCACAAGGAATTGTCCCTCGGCGGGGAAAACGAGCGACTCATGCATCTAATCATCAAGGAGTCCGACCACCTCAACAAGATACTCAGCGATTTTCTCGCCTACGCCGGGATCACCCGGCCGACCTACAGCAACGTCGAACTCTGCCACGTCGTCAACGAAGTCACCGAGCTGCTGCGCCATCATCACTCTTACCGGAGCAATATCAACATCACTGTGGAAAGTGACGAATCCGTCATCTACGTCATCGGTGACGAGGGCCTGATCAAACAACTGCTGATGAACCTTGCCCTGAACGCCTGCGAGTCATTTGACGGCCAGCCGGGCAAAATCGTCTTTCGCCTTACTGTGCCGCCGCAGGGCGAAATCGTCGAACTGGTGGTTCAGGACGACGGTCCGGGAATTGACAGCGCCATCAGGGAACGCGTCTTTGAGCCGTTTTTCTCCAGCAAGAAGCAAGGCACCGGTCTCGGCCTTTCCATCGTGCACCGTATTGCAGCCGCCCTGCGACTGAACGTCCAGGTAAACTCCCAGATCGGCCGCGGCACCTCGTTCCACGTGCAATTCCGGAACTACCTTCCCGACGGGCCGCCCGCGAAAAGGTCTCCGGCAGAGCGGAAGGTGCCTGCCGACGCCCCGACCGCCTGA
- the pilB gene encoding type IV-A pilus assembly ATPase PilB yields the protein MSTELSSILVQAGKITQEQADEALGISKEQHKSFEAALVAIKAVKSEDDIASFVGKHLKIGALRLSDVELNPETVKLIPLDIARKFHVIAISRINKTLLVAISDPNNIYVLDAIKFITGCAVQPVISPEAAIDKAIETYYRDSGALSEIVRGLEENPDLEVVEADQGPSDSDLLSAIEDKPLVKLVDSIVGDAIRLGASDIHIETYEKRIRVRYRVDGELREMAPLPFKYRAAIVSRVKIMADLDISERRLPQDGRIKVKYTGRTVDLRVSVLPTIFGEKVVMRILDPQALKVDMTKLGFREPDLQKFHEKIHSPYGIILVTGPTGSGKTTTLYSALQRLNRVDVNIMTAEDPVEFNFEGINQVAIRADIGLTFASALRSFLRQDPDIIMVGEIRDSETADIAIKAALTGHLVFSTLHTNDAPSSITRLIDMGTPYYLVASATRLVMAQRMVKTICSNCKEEINLTQEQVDSLKAPQELLRGIRAFRGTGCEQCGNSGKQGRTGIYEVMPMTPAIENLILSKAPDSEIRKVAAEEGMFSLRMAAVDKLKQGLISIEELFGVTTA from the coding sequence ATGTCTACGGAACTCAGTTCAATACTGGTTCAGGCCGGTAAGATTACCCAGGAACAGGCCGACGAAGCGCTGGGGATCTCCAAGGAACAGCATAAATCGTTCGAGGCGGCGCTGGTGGCGATCAAGGCCGTCAAGTCCGAGGACGATATCGCGTCCTTTGTCGGCAAGCATCTCAAGATCGGGGCCCTGCGCCTTAGCGACGTCGAGTTGAATCCCGAGACGGTCAAGCTGATTCCGCTCGACATCGCGCGCAAGTTCCACGTCATTGCCATATCCCGCATCAACAAGACGTTGCTGGTGGCTATCAGCGATCCCAACAACATCTACGTTCTCGATGCCATCAAGTTCATCACCGGCTGCGCCGTTCAGCCGGTGATCTCTCCCGAGGCCGCGATCGACAAGGCGATAGAGACTTACTACCGGGACTCCGGGGCGCTCTCAGAGATTGTCAGGGGGCTCGAGGAGAATCCGGACCTCGAGGTGGTTGAGGCCGACCAGGGACCGAGTGATTCGGATCTGCTGTCGGCCATTGAAGACAAACCGCTTGTCAAGCTGGTCGACTCGATCGTCGGCGATGCTATTCGCCTGGGAGCCTCCGACATCCATATCGAGACGTATGAGAAGCGGATACGCGTGCGGTATCGAGTTGATGGTGAGCTTCGCGAAATGGCGCCGCTGCCGTTCAAGTACCGGGCGGCCATCGTCTCCCGCGTCAAGATCATGGCCGATCTGGACATCTCCGAGCGCCGTCTTCCACAGGACGGCCGGATCAAAGTCAAGTACACGGGCCGGACGGTTGATCTGCGTGTATCCGTCCTGCCGACCATCTTCGGGGAAAAGGTCGTCATGCGTATTCTGGACCCGCAGGCCCTGAAGGTGGATATGACCAAGCTTGGGTTTCGCGAACCTGATCTTCAGAAGTTCCACGAGAAGATTCACTCGCCCTACGGAATTATCCTGGTCACCGGTCCGACCGGTTCGGGGAAAACGACCACTCTGTACTCGGCCCTTCAGCGGCTCAACCGCGTTGACGTGAATATCATGACGGCGGAGGACCCGGTTGAGTTCAACTTCGAGGGAATCAACCAGGTTGCGATCAGGGCGGACATCGGTCTCACCTTCGCGTCGGCGCTGCGATCCTTCCTGCGGCAGGACCCGGACATCATTATGGTCGGCGAGATACGCGATTCCGAAACGGCCGACATCGCCATCAAGGCGGCGCTGACCGGTCACCTCGTCTTCTCGACGCTGCACACGAACGACGCGCCGTCATCGATCACCCGTCTGATCGACATGGGCACTCCGTATTACCTGGTCGCCTCAGCCACGCGCCTGGTTATGGCCCAGCGAATGGTGAAGACGATCTGCTCCAATTGCAAGGAAGAGATCAACCTTACGCAGGAACAAGTGGACAGCCTGAAAGCCCCGCAGGAGTTGCTGCGCGGCATACGTGCATTCCGGGGGACCGGGTGCGAGCAGTGCGGCAACAGCGGCAAGCAGGGGCGAACCGGCATTTACGAGGTCATGCCCATGACGCCGGCCATCGAGAACCTCATCCTCAGCAAGGCTCCCGACTCAGAGATCCGCAAGGTCGCCGCAGAGGAGGGGATGTTCTCGCTACGGATGGCGGCGGTTGACAAGTTGAAGCAGGGGCTGATCAGCATCGAGGAACTCTTCGGCGTCACGACGGCCTGA
- a CDS encoding roadblock/LC7 domain-containing protein: protein MYQVLNELNKTPGVTGSMVVGKDGIVIAADLKTGFEGETVGALAASITSTIQKSLDRLDTSPLSQVTIEADSAKLFFSDAGPGLLVVTTEKDVNIGLIRLEIKHAIGRLQMAV, encoded by the coding sequence ATGTATCAAGTACTTAACGAACTGAATAAGACGCCCGGCGTCACCGGTTCGATGGTTGTCGGTAAGGACGGCATCGTAATTGCCGCTGACCTGAAGACCGGCTTCGAGGGCGAGACGGTCGGTGCCCTGGCTGCGTCGATCACTTCCACTATCCAGAAGTCGCTCGATCGGCTGGATACCAGCCCGTTGTCTCAGGTCACGATCGAGGCGGACAGCGCCAAGCTGTTCTTCAGCGATGCCGGGCCGGGCCTTCTGGTGGTCACAACGGAGAAGGACGTCAACATTGGGCTCATTCGACTGGAGATCAAACACGCTATCGGCAGGCTGCAAATGGCCGTTTGA
- a CDS encoding peptidyl-prolyl cis-trans isomerase produces MGILRFVVAAACLFAFLLSMSGCAPTLSLSEESVARLQDKPLALAAGEPVLTASDFYSRLSQSTLLMSGGTVEKERTNYLLDSILVDTLAGLEANEIDLGSYPLPLSTFRRQYYDFLLYAYWNETVYKKTTGDSLEAIAYYYDHAELFSVEEQVNLYHILISPRALTLGADSAYYKPLPQEELWQIVQEQADKLWRLLNWGAPFENVAFDFSHDGSSRQAGGYMGWTPREQYIDPFDSVAFSLKIGEHSYPYRDKDGYHIIYIDGYLPDGLVPIDSPQVYASAMETLLTDKSNQVLLARLDSLRAEINVLPNESIMDANIHLVDDFEWAGVVNGRDTIYCRYLKQFEEAARREYNVDNSTREIKLEMLKKAAERYIQVQAARANGIDTLPYVAAEERRLRHFRKKTIVMTWGFDYSWRPADSVLEAYYYDHIDEYSIAKPYKLQSVVTRDSVLAAFLRDQVESGVDAGDLVREYRGRGGIRVRLVDHGYVGESDLSPEVLQAARSTPVGSVSPVMGSESGDYRFIRVQDRKRSRTIEFARGDILVKLQKDHARMVWENFRDRLYRKYNVTFPVRVSQIQLGNYHTRNPGQ; encoded by the coding sequence ATGGGAATTCTTAGGTTTGTAGTGGCTGCGGCCTGTCTTTTCGCGTTTCTGCTGTCGATGTCGGGTTGCGCACCGACACTGTCCCTAAGTGAAGAATCCGTTGCCCGCCTTCAGGATAAGCCCCTGGCCCTGGCCGCCGGCGAGCCGGTGCTGACGGCGAGCGACTTCTACTCACGTCTTTCGCAATCCACTCTTCTTATGAGCGGCGGTACGGTCGAAAAGGAGCGGACCAACTACCTGCTGGACAGCATTCTAGTCGATACGCTGGCCGGCCTGGAGGCCAACGAAATCGATCTCGGCAGCTACCCGCTGCCGCTCTCCACGTTCCGCCGCCAGTATTACGACTTTCTCCTCTATGCGTACTGGAACGAAACAGTTTACAAGAAAACGACCGGTGACTCGCTGGAGGCGATAGCATACTACTACGATCATGCCGAACTGTTCTCCGTTGAAGAGCAGGTTAACCTGTACCACATCCTGATCAGCCCGCGGGCCCTCACGCTCGGTGCGGACTCCGCCTACTACAAGCCCCTGCCCCAGGAGGAACTGTGGCAGATCGTCCAGGAGCAGGCGGACAAGCTCTGGCGGCTGCTCAACTGGGGAGCGCCGTTTGAGAATGTCGCTTTCGACTTCTCCCACGACGGTTCCTCGCGGCAGGCCGGGGGTTACATGGGCTGGACGCCGCGCGAGCAGTATATCGATCCCTTTGATTCGGTCGCCTTCTCGCTGAAGATCGGCGAACATTCATACCCTTACCGGGACAAGGACGGCTATCACATAATCTACATCGATGGCTACCTGCCGGACGGGCTGGTGCCTATCGACTCGCCCCAGGTCTACGCGTCGGCCATGGAGACGCTCCTGACGGACAAGTCCAACCAGGTTCTCCTGGCTCGCCTTGACAGCCTGCGCGCCGAGATCAACGTGCTCCCGAACGAGTCGATTATGGATGCGAACATTCACCTTGTGGACGACTTCGAATGGGCCGGAGTTGTCAACGGCCGCGATACTATATACTGTCGCTACCTGAAACAGTTCGAGGAGGCCGCCCGGCGCGAGTACAACGTCGACAACAGCACGCGGGAGATCAAGCTGGAGATGCTCAAGAAGGCGGCGGAGCGGTACATCCAGGTGCAGGCGGCACGGGCCAACGGCATCGATACGCTTCCCTACGTGGCCGCCGAAGAACGGCGGCTGCGCCATTTCAGGAAAAAGACCATCGTGATGACGTGGGGCTTTGACTACTCCTGGCGTCCGGCAGACAGCGTTTTGGAGGCCTACTATTACGACCACATCGACGAGTACTCCATCGCCAAGCCCTACAAGTTGCAGTCCGTCGTGACACGAGATTCCGTCCTGGCCGCGTTCCTCAGGGACCAGGTGGAAAGCGGTGTCGACGCCGGTGATCTGGTGCGTGAGTACCGTGGTCGGGGTGGAATACGCGTGCGCCTGGTCGACCACGGTTACGTTGGTGAAAGCGATCTCTCACCGGAAGTTCTCCAGGCGGCCAGATCGACTCCGGTCGGCTCCGTTTCCCCGGTCATGGGCTCCGAATCAGGTGACTACCGGTTTATCCGGGTGCAGGACCGGAAGCGGTCGCGCACGATTGAATTCGCCCGGGGCGATATCCTCGTGAAACTGCAAAAGGATCACGCCCGGATGGTATGGGAGAATTTCCGTGACCGGCTGTACCGGAAATATAACGTGACGTTTCCCGTCCGGGTCTCTCAGATCCAGCTGGGGAACTATCATACCCGCAACCCCGGTCAATAG
- a CDS encoding roadblock/LC7 domain-containing protein, which produces MSDNSLIIYEEEINKIDALLSKMLKGCEAKCALLVDKDGHLITRQGFTHSLDTTALAALLAGSFASTKEIARLVGEPEFSVLFHQGKKDHIHMSLVGERSILVVVFDERTTIGMVRLYAKETAMELTKVFQDIMDKSGAEPELSSDFAEKAQDKLDDIFQD; this is translated from the coding sequence ATGTCCGACAATAGCCTGATAATCTACGAAGAGGAAATCAACAAGATAGACGCTCTTTTGAGCAAGATGTTGAAGGGGTGCGAGGCGAAGTGCGCCCTCCTGGTCGATAAGGACGGTCACCTGATCACGCGGCAGGGCTTTACCCATTCGCTGGATACGACCGCCCTGGCCGCGCTGCTGGCCGGGTCGTTCGCCTCGACCAAGGAGATCGCCCGCCTGGTCGGAGAACCGGAGTTCTCCGTGCTGTTCCACCAGGGAAAGAAGGACCACATTCACATGTCGCTGGTCGGCGAGCGATCCATTCTGGTCGTCGTCTTCGACGAGCGGACGACCATCGGCATGGTCCGTCTTTACGCCAAGGAAACGGCGATGGAACTGACCAAGGTGTTTCAGGACATCATGGACAAGAGTGGGGCAGAGCCTGAGCTGTCGTCCGATTTCGCGGAGAAGGCACAGGACAAACTTGACGATATTTTTCAGGATTAG
- a CDS encoding type IV pilus twitching motility protein PilT, with protein sequence MATLRELLEQMVQLGASDLHLTAGSPPVVRVDGKLQRLSNHDMLTAEHTKKLAYSMLNEKQKLKFEQEWELDFSFGIESMSRFRANMFMQRGNCAVALRQIPYKIKTFEELGLPKVIAEFARLPRGLILVTGPTGSGKSTTLAAVIDKINRERPVHIITVEDPIEYLHRHQTAVVNQREVFSDTGSFASALKHALREDPDVVLIGEMRDLETIESALSISETGHLAFATLHTNSCAESINRIVDAFPTNQQDQVRVALSFCLQAVVSQTLIPQVSGGRALALEVMVVTPAIRAIIRDDKIHQIYSMIQSGQKYGMKTMNQSLAELHQGGKISLNDAMNYSHNTQELGEMLSRQKSPALR encoded by the coding sequence ATGGCTACGTTGCGTGAACTGCTGGAGCAGATGGTCCAGTTGGGCGCTTCGGACTTACATCTGACGGCCGGGTCGCCTCCAGTCGTCCGTGTTGACGGCAAGCTGCAGCGTCTGAGCAACCATGATATGCTGACGGCCGAGCATACCAAGAAGCTCGCCTACTCCATGCTCAATGAAAAGCAGAAGCTCAAATTCGAGCAGGAATGGGAACTGGATTTCTCGTTCGGTATTGAGTCGATGAGCCGGTTTCGCGCCAACATGTTTATGCAGCGCGGCAACTGCGCCGTGGCCCTGCGGCAGATACCGTACAAAATCAAGACCTTTGAGGAGCTCGGGCTGCCCAAGGTGATTGCCGAGTTTGCCAGGCTGCCCCGCGGTTTGATCCTTGTCACCGGGCCGACCGGTTCCGGCAAGTCGACCACGCTGGCGGCGGTCATTGACAAGATCAACCGCGAGCGCCCCGTTCATATCATCACCGTCGAGGATCCCATCGAGTACCTCCACCGCCACCAGACGGCGGTCGTGAATCAACGGGAGGTATTCTCCGATACGGGCTCGTTTGCATCGGCCCTCAAACACGCCCTCCGCGAGGATCCGGACGTCGTTCTGATCGGTGAGATGCGGGACCTGGAAACAATTGAGTCTGCTCTCTCCATCTCAGAGACCGGCCACCTGGCCTTCGCCACCCTGCACACCAATTCATGCGCGGAGTCCATTAACCGGATTGTCGACGCCTTCCCGACCAACCAGCAGGATCAGGTTCGCGTGGCTCTCTCGTTCTGTCTGCAGGCGGTGGTGTCGCAGACCTTGATTCCCCAGGTCAGCGGGGGACGTGCCCTGGCCCTGGAGGTCATGGTTGTCACTCCGGCCATCCGGGCGATTATCCGCGACGACAAGATCCACCAGATCTACTCCATGATCCAGTCGGGACAGAAATACGGCATGAAAACGATGAACCAGTCGCTGGCCGAGCTTCACCAGGGCGGTAAGATTTCGCTCAACGATGCTATGAACTACTCCCACAACACGCAGGAGCTCGGCGAAATGCTGTCACGCCAGAAGTCTCCCGCACTCAGGTAG
- a CDS encoding type II secretion system F family protein — protein MPVYEYKGKTLAGAAVQGMLKANSKADLERVLRQNRILVSSINKKAPEISIKIGTGIKRLEVSRFTRQFATMIGAGLPMVQCLEILSSQSENKELSKIVTQVKEAVQGGATLSDGLGRHPKIFDQLYTNMVEAGEIGGALDAILVRLAVYREKADQLIRKVKGAMVYPAVVIVVATAVTVGMLTFIVPVFSKMFGGVGAELPMPTLVVLSISNFLKANFLYLLVGSIGFLILFLWWKRTPSGALAFDKFLLRLPVMGNLVRKSSVARFSRTLSTLLSSGVSILEALKITAKTAGNLVVANAINRSVLAIAEGDTITGPLKETGVFPPMVTQMIGVGEKTGGLDDMLNKIADFYDEEVNDAVAALTSVIEPIIIVFMGAIIGGILIAMYLPMFDIIGKIG, from the coding sequence ATGCCTGTATACGAGTACAAGGGGAAGACGCTTGCCGGCGCCGCCGTCCAGGGAATGCTCAAGGCCAACAGCAAGGCCGACCTGGAACGGGTTCTCAGGCAGAACCGCATCCTCGTCTCGTCAATCAACAAGAAGGCGCCCGAGATAAGCATTAAGATAGGCACGGGGATAAAGCGGCTCGAAGTATCCCGTTTTACGCGCCAGTTCGCTACCATGATCGGGGCCGGCCTGCCGATGGTGCAGTGCTTGGAGATTCTTTCCAGCCAGTCAGAGAACAAGGAGCTGTCGAAGATTGTCACCCAGGTCAAGGAAGCCGTGCAGGGAGGCGCAACTCTCTCCGATGGCCTGGGCCGTCACCCCAAGATATTCGACCAGCTCTACACGAACATGGTTGAAGCCGGTGAGATCGGCGGCGCCCTGGACGCCATTCTGGTTCGCCTGGCCGTGTACCGCGAGAAAGCCGACCAGCTTATTCGGAAAGTCAAGGGTGCCATGGTGTACCCGGCCGTTGTCATAGTCGTCGCGACGGCCGTCACGGTCGGTATGCTCACCTTTATTGTCCCGGTGTTTTCCAAGATGTTCGGTGGTGTCGGTGCGGAGCTGCCCATGCCCACGCTTGTCGTGCTGAGCATTTCGAACTTCCTCAAGGCCAACTTCCTGTACCTGCTGGTCGGCTCCATCGGCTTTCTGATTCTGTTCCTCTGGTGGAAACGGACACCGAGCGGGGCGCTCGCTTTTGACAAGTTCCTCCTCAGGCTGCCGGTCATGGGCAATCTTGTCCGGAAATCGTCGGTGGCGCGTTTCTCTCGCACCTTGAGCACGCTTCTGTCGTCGGGTGTATCCATTCTTGAGGCGCTCAAGATTACGGCCAAGACCGCCGGCAACCTGGTGGTCGCCAACGCAATCAACAGATCAGTGCTGGCCATCGCCGAGGGTGACACGATCACCGGGCCTCTGAAGGAGACCGGCGTGTTTCCACCCATGGTCACCCAGATGATCGGCGTGGGTGAAAAGACCGGCGGCCTGGATGACATGCTTAACAAGATTGCCGACTTCTATGACGAGGAGGTCAACGATGCCGTGGCCGCGCTCACGTCGGTGATCGAGCCAATTATCATCGTGTTCATGGGCGCGATCATTGGCGGCATCTTGATTGCCATGTACCTGCCAATGTTCGACATCATTGGCAAGATCGGATGA
- a CDS encoding tetratricopeptide repeat protein, whose product MTVAPEIDDRIAKCEKILDQDPNSQIFAALAEAYRKKGNLERAFRICQSGLKIHPSYSSAHIVMAKVNLDRGLLDWAEAELKKAIELDGKSRAIELLLAEIYIYKGEFAGAVKLLKRLHQADSSNSQIRKLLDIALKLPGEQAAARGEEIESAVVAPAGPPEPAEGPKPEAAELAVVEILRQAIALPGLQGALFINREGLVVESEWALNLDATTCGATFAELHRLLNQELVQASFGQSRAILIETGGPVFYLVRVGENVFLFAGSKDTNLGRLRMKISGLVGDYEAV is encoded by the coding sequence ATGACCGTCGCGCCCGAAATAGACGATCGTATCGCTAAATGTGAGAAGATCCTCGACCAGGATCCGAACTCTCAGATTTTCGCGGCTCTCGCAGAGGCTTACCGTAAGAAGGGTAACCTGGAGCGTGCCTTCCGCATCTGCCAGAGCGGCCTGAAGATCCATCCGTCCTACAGTTCGGCCCATATCGTCATGGCCAAGGTCAATCTCGATCGCGGCCTGCTGGACTGGGCGGAAGCCGAGTTGAAGAAGGCCATTGAACTGGACGGCAAGAGCCGGGCGATCGAGCTGCTTCTGGCCGAGATATACATCTACAAGGGAGAGTTTGCCGGGGCGGTAAAGCTCCTGAAACGCCTGCACCAGGCTGACTCGAGCAACAGCCAGATCAGGAAGCTGCTTGATATTGCGCTAAAGCTACCCGGCGAGCAGGCGGCCGCCAGGGGAGAAGAGATCGAGTCGGCGGTTGTCGCTCCTGCAGGGCCTCCGGAGCCTGCGGAAGGCCCGAAGCCGGAGGCGGCCGAGCTGGCCGTGGTCGAGATTCTCAGACAGGCAATTGCCCTGCCGGGACTGCAGGGAGCACTCTTCATTAACCGGGAAGGGTTGGTGGTTGAGTCGGAGTGGGCGCTGAATCTTGATGCCACCACCTGCGGTGCCACCTTCGCCGAGTTGCACCGCCTCCTCAACCAGGAACTCGTTCAAGCTTCTTTCGGCCAGAGCCGGGCGATTCTGATCGAAACCGGCGGCCCGGTCTTTTACCTCGTACGCGTTGGAGAAAACGTGTTTCTGTTCGCAGGTAGTAAGGACACGAACCTCGGACGGCTGAGGATGAAGATATCAGGCCTGGTCGGCGACTATGAGGCCGTATGA
- a CDS encoding DUF4388 domain-containing protein: protein MGLSGNLKTVAFPDVLQLLATGKKTGVLECRTSTRQKEVAFKDGNIIHASSVNSTEDLLGQMLLKRGKISKGDLERAIVLHKQTGRQLGTTLMDMNLFDKEEIAECLKMQIEEIVYNLFSWQEGDFTFHENTAPKNTPFLIELNTMNVIMEGTRRIDEWMEIQKVLPPDDVLLRIAKSPKVAREELTISLDEFKLLSLINAERTMPELIDLSPMGEFVTSRAAYRLILNNLVEVAGKREQEGAEKEDEEEVILSIAFSLYSSCFHKIRSQIERTLGDHNTRFPEFASQYRNGLLNYFPGVDPNSDLLPPFDKFLAAFRAIPVATRYYQLMSGLERMLSEQLTYVFQLLGEGIYRDTVTKVKKEISGPLAVRRELVKRYGLESSFYGTISRSDKLVKMLRG from the coding sequence ATGGGTTTATCCGGTAATCTTAAGACCGTCGCTTTTCCCGATGTGCTGCAGCTCCTGGCTACCGGCAAGAAAACCGGTGTCCTTGAATGCCGGACATCCACGCGTCAGAAGGAAGTGGCCTTCAAGGACGGCAACATCATCCACGCTTCCTCGGTCAACAGCACCGAGGACCTGCTCGGCCAGATGCTGCTAAAGCGGGGGAAGATCTCCAAGGGGGATCTGGAACGGGCCATCGTTCTGCATAAACAGACCGGTCGCCAACTGGGCACCACTCTCATGGACATGAACCTCTTCGACAAGGAAGAAATCGCCGAGTGTCTCAAGATGCAGATCGAAGAGATCGTGTACAATCTGTTCTCCTGGCAGGAGGGCGATTTCACTTTCCACGAGAATACCGCGCCCAAGAATACGCCGTTTCTCATTGAGCTTAACACCATGAACGTCATCATGGAGGGAACACGCCGGATCGACGAGTGGATGGAGATCCAGAAAGTGCTCCCGCCTGACGACGTGCTGCTCAGGATCGCCAAATCGCCCAAGGTGGCCCGGGAGGAACTAACCATATCGCTTGACGAGTTCAAACTCCTCTCACTGATCAATGCCGAACGCACCATGCCGGAATTGATAGATCTGTCGCCCATGGGTGAGTTCGTGACCTCTCGAGCGGCTTACCGGTTGATTCTGAACAACCTCGTCGAAGTAGCCGGCAAGCGCGAACAGGAAGGTGCCGAGAAGGAAGACGAGGAGGAAGTAATCCTCTCCATCGCCTTCAGCCTTTACTCATCGTGTTTCCATAAAATCCGTTCGCAGATCGAGCGAACGCTCGGGGATCACAATACCCGGTTCCCTGAGTTTGCCTCTCAGTACCGCAACGGCTTGTTGAACTACTTCCCGGGGGTTGATCCCAACTCGGACCTGCTGCCGCCGTTTGACAAGTTCCTCGCGGCGTTCCGGGCGATACCTGTGGCCACGCGCTACTATCAGCTTATGTCCGGTCTGGAGAGGATGCTCTCCGAACAGTTGACCTACGTTTTCCAGTTGCTGGGTGAGGGGATATACCGGGATACGGTGACAAAGGTTAAGAAAGAGATTTCCGGACCGCTGGCGGTTCGACGGGAACTGGTCAAGCGGTACGGCCTTGAGAGCAGTTTCTACGGAACGATCAGCAGATCGGACAAACTGGTCAAGATGTTGCGAGGATAG